A single window of Flavobacterium aestivum DNA harbors:
- a CDS encoding retropepsin-like aspartic protease yields the protein MKNLHEILEKEDYKKVTFKITKTQHLLIKAKINGIKGNFILDTGASNSCVGFESIEYFTLEAKNSKTKASGAGATGMLTQIATSNKLQLGNWKNSNFELVIFDLSHVNEALNHYKVKPVHGIIGADVLMEGKAIIDYFNHCLYLKK from the coding sequence ATGAAAAACCTGCACGAAATCCTTGAAAAAGAAGATTATAAAAAAGTAACTTTTAAAATTACCAAAACACAACATCTTTTAATTAAAGCAAAAATCAATGGCATTAAGGGAAATTTTATTTTAGATACTGGTGCATCAAACAGTTGTGTGGGGTTTGAAAGTATAGAATATTTTACACTAGAAGCCAAAAACTCTAAAACTAAAGCATCAGGAGCTGGTGCAACGGGCATGTTAACTCAAATTGCAACTTCGAATAAACTGCAATTAGGTAATTGGAAAAATTCTAATTTTGAACTTGTAATCTTTGATTTATCACATGTCAATGAAGCATTAAACCATTATAAGGTAAAACCTGTACACGGCATTATTGGTGCCGATGTTTTGATGGAAGGCAAAGCGATAATTGACTACTTTAACCATTGTTTGTATTTGAAGAAATAA